Sequence from the Rhodothermales bacterium genome:
ACCGAGCTGATCCAGATGTCTTATTCGGACTATGCGCGGCTCGTCAACCCGATCGTGCTGCATTTTTCGTACGAATCCGCATAACCGGGGTACTGAACCCGTACACGGAAAGACCTCCGGGATGGCCCATATCCCGGAGGTCTTTATATGGCCTTTCGGCCGGCTTTGTCTCTTGAAGCCGTCTATTTGAGCAGCATCAGGCTATGCGTCTGCACGGCCGTCGGGGTCTCCATGTGGTAGAGGTACATCCCGCTCGGGAGGTCGCCGGCGTCGAACGACACCTCGTGCGGGCCGGACGCAGGTATAGCGTCAGGACCCTGCCGGGCGATGGATGCGTTAGTGCCATCCGCCGTCCGAGCGCCACAATAAGCGGCATGACCCCGACGACTGCAAGATAGGATCAGGCGAGGCCGGCGATTGTAGGGCAGGGCCTATGCCTGGTGGAGGAGATGTATTGTAACCGAGCTATATAATCGCGTTCATCTGCCCGCGAATCTTCGTGTGGGCTTCGCCGGTGACGTCGTGGATGATATTGACCAACTTGTTCAGATCCCGCCGACCCTTGTCCAACTCGGCGTCCGTCAGTACATCCCCCCATATGGCCCGGATTTGTGTCTTGATGCGGTTCCAGCTTTCATCCATGCGCGGCGTGGCCATATCCATTCCCTCGAGTTGTTACGATGCGACCTGCGAATCGACCTCCCGGACTCTGTCGAACGCCAATCGGTGAGCCTCTATATATAGAAATCGGCCTCTCCGGGTTCCTCCATCGGCATGCCTCGCTATTTATTTGCCAAAGCTCCACACCCATGGCCCTCACCCCACCCGCAGCAGATCCGCCCACTGGGTGGTATAGCAGGGCGACTTTTCGGTGGAGCGGGACAGCCACTCTTTTTCGGTGCCGGTGGAGCCAAGGAAAACGACATCCCGGCCATATTTCTCGTTGATGCGATCCAGCGCCTGCATCAGGGCGGACTCCGCCTGCCGGCGATCACCCTCGAAGGCATCAAGTTGCAAAAATCGGTTATTCGAGAGCCCGGTGAGCACCACGCCGGCGCGCCGATAGGCGAAGCCGGGCCGCCAGATCCGGTCCAGCGCCTTGCCGGCGTACCGGATCAACAGCGGGGTGTACGCGGTCGACTCCGGCAACATCACGGCGTGGGAGTTGCTGTAGTGCGGCCCCTGGCCGAAGCTTTTGGTGGTGATATAGACGTGGAGCGTCGTGGCCTGCTGGCGCGCGCCGCGGAGGCGCTTGGCGGCGATGGCCGTATAGGTGGACACCGCCTCGCGGACTTTCTCGAGCGTCTCGAGCGGGACGCCGAATGAGCGCGAGCAGATCGTCTGCTGGCGGTCCGGCATCTCCTGTACCAGCTCCATACACGCCAGGCCCCGCAGCTCGTGCACGACCCGTAAGCCCACGACATTGAGCTTCTGCCGGATCAGCGCGTCGCGGGCGTACTTGAGGTCTTTCGCGGTGTGGATCCCCAGCGCGTTCAGCTTCGCCGCCCACTGCCCCCCGATCCCCCACACCTTCCGTACCTCCATGCCCTCCAGGAACGGATCGGCGCCGGCGCCCTCGGGCAGCCTCAGGCAGCCCTCGAAGCGAGGATCCAGCTTGACCATGCTGTTCGCCGCCTTGGCCAGCGTCTTTGTACCCGCAATCCCCACCGACACCGGAATCCGGGTATAGCGGTACACCTCCTGCTTGATGTGGGCGGGATCGACCCGGTCCGGCAGCATCAGAAAACTCTCGTCGATCGAGTATTTCTCGACATCCGGCGAGAACTGCCCCAGCGTCGTGTAAATCCGGTCCGATATGTCGCTGAACAGGGAGAAGTTGGAGGATTTGACGACCACGCCATGCCGGCGGATCGTTTCCTGGTGCTTAAACGCCGGCGCCCCCATCGGCAGCCCCAACGCCTTGGCCTCGTTCGACCGCGCGATCATGCAGCCGTCGTTGTTCGACAACACCACCACCGGTCGCCCCCGCAGCCGCGGCTCGTACACGCGCACGCAGCTGACGAAGAAGTTGTTGCAATCGACGAGAGCGAAAGGGATGGCGGGGCGCAAAGGGAAAGGAAAAAGGGAAAAGGAAAAAAACTATCACACCCGGAACGCTGAACCCGGAGCACGAATCACCAAGCTCGCGCCACCCCGGGAAATATATGTGTGAAGCATGTGTAATTTTTATGGCGAAACTATGACGCGGCGTTTCGGCGGCGTACGTTTCGGGTCACCCTGAGGTCATGTTCTGACGTACGGATCCCCCCGGCCGATAGATATGACACCCTACCTATGCGTTTTCAAACCCAGGCGCAGGACTACACCGATGAGCCGCTCAACCTGCACACCTTTCTTGTCAAGCGGCCAGCCGCCACGCAGTTTATCCGCGCCTCCAGCGATGCGATGGAGGGGGCCGGCATCCTCGCTGGCGCGCTGCTGGTGGTGGACCACTCCCTCAAACCTCGCACCGGCGACATCGTGGTCGCCACCGTACGAGGTGAGTTCATGCTCCGTACGCTCCGGAGCGAAAACGGCCTGGCCTCCCTGGTCGCCTCCCATTCCGACTACCCGGATGTAGCCCTGGGCGAGGACGACGAGATCTGGGGCGTGGTGGTCGCGGCCATCAATCGCTACCGGACGCGATGAGCCACATGATACCACCCGCATGGCAGCGGGCGTTGGGGCACGATGTATCGTGTCCTTACCAACGGCCGATACCCGGAGAAACCGCTTTCACGGGAGGATATCGTCATGAACATCAAACAGTTCGCCGTACTGGTCGCCGGCCTCACGCTCGCGCTCCTGATCATCCGCTACGAACCGATCCGCGGCGGCAACCCCTTCTACAACCCGGCGCAAAACAACATCGCGCAGTACCTGGGTAAAGCGGACTACAGGCCGCCGGCGGTTTCCCACGAGCTCAACTGGACGGCTGCGAGCATCGTGCTCATCGGGATGGTGGTGGCCATGCTGATCCTACGCACGCCCGCCACGCCGGCGCGCCACCACTCGACGGCGCCCGTCGGGCCGGGATAAGTCAGGCGGCGAGTTCGACGGTCGACAGGTAGCGGTAGCTGTTTTCCAGCGTCTCCTTCGGCGTTGCGGTGATGTCGTATTCAAGGTAAAAATGCTGAACGCCGGCCTTTTTAGCGGCGGACAGGATGCGGGGGAAGTCGAGCACGCCGGAGCCGGCGTCGGCGATGTACGGAAACAGCTCGATCCACTGCGGGGCGCTGCCGCCGTCGCCGGCGAAGCGGACCTGCTCTTTCATGTCCTTGAGGTGCATCAGCCGGTAATGTGCGGGATAGGCCTCCAGGTAGGCCACGGGGTCCACGCCGGCGGCCACTGTCCAGAAGATATCCATCTCGAGGGCGACGAGGTCCGGGTCGACCCGATCCAGCAGCACGTTCATCGGGATCTGACCCTCCATCTCGGCGAAGCCGTAGCCGTGGTTGTGATACAGCAGCTTGACGCCGGCTTCCTGCATGCGCGCGCCGATCGTATTAAACTCGTCGGCCATCCGCTTGTACGCGTCCAGGTTGGGGCGGTCGGGATCCGGGATGTTCGAGATGCCGGCGTACCGCTGGCCGATGACATTCGCGGCTTCGAGCATCGGGCCGAGGCTCTGACGGAGTGAAGGAAGATCGATGTGCATCGACGGCGAGGTCAGCCCGTGTTGATCGAGCAACGTCCGCACTTCCTGCGGCGTATGCCCAAAATACCCGGTTTTCGGGATGCCCAGCTGTTCGCCGATCGGATTCCAGTAGGCGTGCGCCTCGGGGACGCTGTAGGTGTAGGGCCCAAAAAATTCCAGCTCCTTGTACCCGATCCCGGCCAGCATGGCGAGCGTGCCGGCGAAGTCCTCGTTCAGCAACCGCGGGATGGTGAACAGCCCGAGCCCCACCCGATCCAGATGGGTCGTCGCGGGTGCGGCGGGGGGTACAGGGGGGGTTTCGGACTGGCACGCGGCGGCGACAGCCGCGGCGGCGCTCACGCTTAGAAACTGGCGACGGGTGTACATGGCGGTGCGTTCGATCGGGAAGATGATGAAGCCGAAATATAGAGGCGGCTTACCGAACGATCAACCGGACGCCCAGCCCCATGCACCGGCCGTGGATGGGGCCGTAGACATACGCCGTATCGAACCGGTCGCCAAACGGGTTTTGGGGGTCGATCAGCGGCGCGACTTGTGTATAATCCAATAGATTCTCAATGGCCGCATACACCTGCACCAGTCCGCCGGCCGGCAAGTCCAGATCCCGGGTCACTTGCAGGTTATGGACGCTGAATGTCGGCGAAAAAGCTGGCCGCTCGAACGGCGGGGCGTATTCGGGCAGCTTCATGGGTCCGGTCAGGTTCACCGTGTAATCGACGGCAAAGCCCAGCGGCAGCCGGTACGTGGCGTTGAGCACACCCTGAAAGTCAGGCGCGAATTCCAGCGGCGTTTTTTCGCCGGCCTCGGCCACAAACACATCCATCACCGTCCCGCCGACAGTGTAGGTCAGCGGAATGGCCGTCAGGCTCTGGGAGAGGGTGAGCGAAACGCCCCGCGTGGTCGCCGAGCCGTCGAGGTTCTCGTACACGATCAGCCCGGGGGTTGTGTAATCGGGCTCGATCTTGTTCGTGAAATACGTATAGAAACCTTCGAGGTCGATGGTGAGGGGGTTAGCGCCAAAAGGCGCGATGTGCTGCAGGCTGGCCACGCCGCTGACGGAGCGCTCCGGCCGCAGGTCTTCCAGGAGGACGGTGGCCCGCGCGCCCGAATACGCCGCGTGGTCCTCCGTGAAGAGGTTGACGACCCGGAAGCCAGTGCCGGCGTTGAGCCGGAGCGTGGTCCGCTCCAATGGCTCGAGCTTGAGGCTCAGGCGCGGAGAGGCGACGAAGCCGGCGTCCTTCTGGTAGTCCACCCGGAGCCCGCTCAACATGCGAACGGCGTCGCTCCACGCCGCCTCCTGCTGCACGAACAGACCGGGCACCACCCGGTCGTCCGGGCGATTTTCGACCAGCGCCCCGGCGTCGTCAAAGCGCCCCGTGGAGCCGGTGTTGTCGTCGTACCGCTGCACGCGCATGGCGGCACCGAGCAGCCAGGCATGTCGCTGGCCGCGCCGAATCGGGTAGAGGAGTTGCGTAAAACCGGTGGTCTGCCGCGCCTGGTAGCTGTCGCGGCCGTAATAACTGTCCTGATCGTGGTCGTTAAAGGCGAAATCCACCCGAATCCCCTGCGCCGGCTGGAGGTGATACGATCCGATCAGCTCGGCGCGTTGCGTCCGAATCGTCTCGCCATACAGCGTCGAGGAGCCGCGGAGCGCATCGGAAAACGCGTCGATGAAGCCGGCGGTACCGCCCATTCGGTCCTCGAAATAATACCGGGCCGACAGATCCAGACGCTTGAGGCCGTCCGCGCCGGCGAGGGCGCCCTTGCCAAACAGCGACACCCGTTTGGTGAGCGTCAGATCGGCGAAGTCGTCCCCGTTTTCGTCCAGGTAGCGGTTGTTGTAGAAGAGGGTACCCGAAAGCAAGGTCGACAGCCGGCCGCGTGAGGGCACGATCCCGATATCGGCCGCGTATTCGCCGTCGCTCGTGCCGAAGGTGTTGACCGACAGCCGGGGCGAGGACAGGGGGCTTTTGGTGATGATGTTGATCACGCCGCCCATCGCTTCGGACCCGTACAGCGTCGAAATCGGTCCTTTGATGATCTCCACCTGTTTGATGAGCGACGGACTGATGCCGTTTAGCCCGTAGACGGTCGCGAGGCTGCTCATGATCGGCATCCCGTCGATCAACACGGCCGTATAGGGACCGTCCATCCCATTGATGCGGATAGAGTTAGTCCCGCACACGGCGCAATCGACCTGCTGGTACAGCCCGTTCACATTCTCCAGCACCTCCATGATGTTGGCTGTAGGGATCTTCTCCAGATACCTCGGCGAGATCACCTCGACCTTGACGGGCGAGTCCTTCACGTAGGTCTCTACCAGCGTGCCGGTCACGACGATGGCGCCGGCCTCGATCGTCGCCTCCTCCATCTCGATCTCCACCGCTGTCGTACGCCCCGTGGCCACCGAGATGTCGCGCTCGATGGTCTCGAAGCCGACAGCCGAGGCGACCAGGCGGTAAACGCCTTCCTGCAGCGGCGCCAGACGAAACCGGCCCTCCAGATCGGCGGCGGTCCCCATTGTGGTGCCCCGCACGCCGATGTTCGCAAACGGGACGGGCTTCCCGCCGGCCAGCACGCGTCCTTCGATGGCCGGCTGCGCCACGACAACCGATGCCTCGATCATCAGGGCCAGCCCCAGAAGCAGTCCTCTCCCTACCCCGTGCCTAAGTGTATACATCGTCGTGTCCCCCAGTAATCCAGAAACCAGTAATCCAGCAGAAATGGCCCCTCAGGGCCGTCCGCCGGCCTGCTCGACGTAGGCCTCGAACCTCGCGTGTCGATAGGCCCCGGTCGCTACATACGCCAGCAAAAGCGCAAAACCCCGCGTGTCCGTATAGCCCGAGGTACGCGTGATGACGCCTCCGCCCGGCTCCAGGAAGATGAATGTCGGCGTGGCGTTGGCGCCCAGCCGGTGCGCCCACTCGGCCGGCGACAGCGCGACGTCGTCAATGACCAGACGGCTTTCGCTGTCGTCCAGGTCCAACCGGGCCCGTGCGAAGCGATCCAGTAACGGGGCCACGTGCGGGAATACCTCGCGCTCCATCTTGAGGCACGGCCCACATCCCGGAGCGTGCACGTATACCAGCACCGGCATCGTCGCGCCGGCCGCCGCGCGCGACGCCTCGTCCAGACGTGCCCAGGATGGCTGCGCCCACGCGTCGCTACTACGTGCAACGAGGAGTATGAGCAGAGCCACCAGGACGAAGCGATTCATATCGGACTAAGTATTTTTTTAGTCAAGACTAAATCTGCAATGCGCCGGAAT
This genomic interval carries:
- a CDS encoding general stress protein CsbD, producing the protein MATPRMDESWNRIKTQIRAIWGDVLTDAELDKGRRDLNKLVNIIHDVTGEAHTKIRGQMNAII
- a CDS encoding Y-family DNA polymerase translates to MRPAIPFALVDCNNFFVSCVRVYEPRLRGRPVVVLSNNDGCMIARSNEAKALGLPMGAPAFKHQETIRRHGVVVKSSNFSLFSDISDRIYTTLGQFSPDVEKYSIDESFLMLPDRVDPAHIKQEVYRYTRIPVSVGIAGTKTLAKAANSMVKLDPRFEGCLRLPEGAGADPFLEGMEVRKVWGIGGQWAAKLNALGIHTAKDLKYARDALIRQKLNVVGLRVVHELRGLACMELVQEMPDRQQTICSRSFGVPLETLEKVREAVSTYTAIAAKRLRGARQQATTLHVYITTKSFGQGPHYSNSHAVMLPESTAYTPLLIRYAGKALDRIWRPGFAYRRAGVVLTGLSNNRFLQLDAFEGDRRQAESALMQALDRINEKYGRDVVFLGSTGTEKEWLSRSTEKSPCYTTQWADLLRVG
- a CDS encoding S24 family peptidase encodes the protein MRFQTQAQDYTDEPLNLHTFLVKRPAATQFIRASSDAMEGAGILAGALLVVDHSLKPRTGDIVVATVRGEFMLRTLRSENGLASLVASHSDYPDVALGEDDEIWGVVVAAINRYRTR
- a CDS encoding TIM barrel protein, whose product is MYTRRQFLSVSAAAAVAAACQSETPPVPPAAPATTHLDRVGLGLFTIPRLLNEDFAGTLAMLAGIGYKELEFFGPYTYSVPEAHAYWNPIGEQLGIPKTGYFGHTPQEVRTLLDQHGLTSPSMHIDLPSLRQSLGPMLEAANVIGQRYAGISNIPDPDRPNLDAYKRMADEFNTIGARMQEAGVKLLYHNHGYGFAEMEGQIPMNVLLDRVDPDLVALEMDIFWTVAAGVDPVAYLEAYPAHYRLMHLKDMKEQVRFAGDGGSAPQWIELFPYIADAGSGVLDFPRILSAAKKAGVQHFYLEYDITATPKETLENSYRYLSTVELAA
- a CDS encoding TonB-dependent receptor; translated protein: MYTLRHGVGRGLLLGLALMIEASVVVAQPAIEGRVLAGGKPVPFANIGVRGTTMGTAADLEGRFRLAPLQEGVYRLVASAVGFETIERDISVATGRTTAVEIEMEEATIEAGAIVVTGTLVETYVKDSPVKVEVISPRYLEKIPTANIMEVLENVNGLYQQVDCAVCGTNSIRINGMDGPYTAVLIDGMPIMSSLATVYGLNGISPSLIKQVEIIKGPISTLYGSEAMGGVINIITKSPLSSPRLSVNTFGTSDGEYAADIGIVPSRGRLSTLLSGTLFYNNRYLDENGDDFADLTLTKRVSLFGKGALAGADGLKRLDLSARYYFEDRMGGTAGFIDAFSDALRGSSTLYGETIRTQRAELIGSYHLQPAQGIRVDFAFNDHDQDSYYGRDSYQARQTTGFTQLLYPIRRGQRHAWLLGAAMRVQRYDDNTGSTGRFDDAGALVENRPDDRVVPGLFVQQEAAWSDAVRMLSGLRVDYQKDAGFVASPRLSLKLEPLERTTLRLNAGTGFRVVNLFTEDHAAYSGARATVLLEDLRPERSVSGVASLQHIAPFGANPLTIDLEGFYTYFTNKIEPDYTTPGLIVYENLDGSATTRGVSLTLSQSLTAIPLTYTVGGTVMDVFVAEAGEKTPLEFAPDFQGVLNATYRLPLGFAVDYTVNLTGPMKLPEYAPPFERPAFSPTFSVHNLQVTRDLDLPAGGLVQVYAAIENLLDYTQVAPLIDPQNPFGDRFDTAYVYGPIHGRCMGLGVRLIVR
- a CDS encoding thioredoxin fold domain-containing protein, whose translation is MNRFVLVALLILLVARSSDAWAQPSWARLDEASRAAAGATMPVLVYVHAPGCGPCLKMEREVFPHVAPLLDRFARARLDLDDSESRLVIDDVALSPAEWAHRLGANATPTFIFLEPGGGVITRTSGYTDTRGFALLLAYVATGAYRHARFEAYVEQAGGRP